CTATTTTACGTCCTTGTGCGTCTCCGGGTAACTGGAGATGCGCTTTTTTGCCTATTACTTTACAGCACCTCTATTTTCTGTCTTGCTTTTTTTTCGACCTGTGTCATGCAGCTTTGAAACATCACGATCCGGTCGAACAATTTCTCATCGGCTTCTATCTGCCGGCGCAGTTCCTGTCCAAAGGCCATCCGAAGTGTGGTGCCCAGATTAACCTTGCGGACGCCGCACAGAACCAGCTTTTTCAGATCTGCATCAGAGATGCCGGAGGAACCGCGGATCACCAGGGGGGTGTTTACTGCTTTGTGGATCCGTTCCAGCAGGCCGAACTGCAGTCTGGCAGTCTGTGTCTGCATCCGGTGTACGGTGCCCACGGCTACAGCCAGCGCGTCTACACCGGTGCGTCCGGCAAATTCCTGTGCCTCCTCCGGCTGCGTGTAACGGGCCTGATAGGTATCCGGTGCGTCGCTGTATCCGACGGCTCCGATCTCTGCCTCTACGCCGGCCCCAAAGTCCCGGGCCATCTCCACTACATATTTGGTACGGGAGATAT
This is a stretch of genomic DNA from [Clostridium] hylemonae DSM 15053. It encodes these proteins:
- a CDS encoding class II fructose-bisphosphate aldolase — its product is MLDTLRHIIQITEEQGHGTAAFNVFGYEDARAVIDAAEALDRPVILMTNKPALAHMPVHLLGGMLIQMAREASVPVGVHLDHADDLEVIEAALQTGYSSVMIDASQLPFEENISRTKYVVEMARDFGAGVEAEIGAVGYSDAPDTYQARYTQPEEAQEFAGRTGVDALAVAVGTVHRMQTQTARLQFGLLERIHKAVNTPLVIRGSSGISDADLKKLVLCGVRKVNLGTTLRMAFGQELRRQIEADEKLFDRIVMFQSCMTQVEKKARQKIEVL